The Actinomycetota bacterium DNA segment GGGAGCGCGAGCAGTTCGGCAAGCCGATCGCTGGACATCAGCTCGTCCAGGAGCTGCTCGCCGCGATGCACGTCGATCTGCAGGCAGCGCGCGCGCTGGTCGAGAAGGTCGCCGTGAAGAAGGCGGCGGGCGAGCGCTTCACGCTCGAGGTCTCGACCGCGAAGCTGTTCGCGACGGAGGCCGCCGTCCGCTGCGCCGACCGAGCCGTGCAGGTGCACGGCGGCTACGGCTACATCGACGAGTACCCCGTCCAGCGACTGCTGCGCGACGCACGCGTGACGACGTTGTACGAGGGCACGTCACAGATCCAGCACCTCATCATCGGCCGTCACCTCACCGGCCTATCGGCCTTCTGAGGGCCGCGACTGCGGGTGCGGTGCGATCGCGGCGCGCCAGCCTCGATGTGAGCCCTCGTCGGGGGACGGTGGGTAACGTTCCCGCCCCGCCGACCCTGCGGAGCGAGCGTGCCGGGCTACGACCTGCACAGTCACACGACGTACAGCGACGGGACGACGACGCCCGAGCACAACCTGGACCTGGCCGTCGAGCTCGGCCTCGAGGGGTTGGGTGTGACCGATCACGACACCGCGGCGCACATCGCCCCGTTCGAGGAGCTCGCCCGGGACCGCGACATCGAGATCGTGCCGGGGACGGAGTTCTCCGCCGAACTGGGTGAACGCTCGGTCCACGTCCTCGGCTACTGGTTCGACCCGGAGAACGAGGCGCTCGCCCGGGAGATGGACCGCGTCCGCAACGAGCGCGAGCGCCGGGCCGAGGAGATCGTCGCCAGGTTCAACGCGCTCGGGATCGGCATCACGTACGAGCGCGTGTCCGAGCTCGCGGGCAACGCGCCGATGGGGCGCCCGCACATCGCTCGCGCCGTGGTCGAGCTGGGCGCAGCCGAGGACACCACCGACGTGTTCGACCGCTGGCTCGCCGACGGCGGACCCGCGTACGTGCCCAAGTACGCCGTTGATCCGGTGCGAGCGGTGAAGCTGGTGACCGGGGCGGGAGGCGTCGCGGTCGTGGCCCATCCGGGACTCTACGGCGGCCAGGAGGGCGGCCTCGACGCCGACACGATCGAAGCGATGGCCGGTGCCGGCATGGCCGGGATCGAAGCCGACCACCCCGATCACCCCCCGGAGGTGGCGGCCCGCTACCGCGACCTGGCACGTGCCCTTCGACTCGTGGTGACCGCGGGATCGGACTTCCACGGAGCCAACAAGGACCTGCCACTGGGAGCGGCGACCACGGCGCGCGAGGACGTCGAGCGGCTCCGAGCATGTCGTTCCTGACGCCAGCAGTGGGCTGTGGCTGCTCGTACCGACGGTAACGGTGGCCCTTCGAACAGGGTCCACAAGTAGGTACGCTGGCGGACGGGTACGCAGGCGGCATCGCGCGGCAGCTGCCGACAGGATGCCACCAGTCCCGCGCGCCCGGCAGACGGAGTCGGGTCCAACCCCCCAGGAGGCGAGGCACGTGAGCCAGCCGGTCCAGAAGGCCCAGAAGATCGTCCCGGTCCCCGCTCTGCACTTCACGAGCGGCCCACTCGCAGGGCAGGTGATCCGCCTCGACCAGGACGAAGCGACGCTCGGCCGCCGCGAGGACAACCCCTACATCGTCCCCGACCCGCGCGTCTCCCGCGTCCACGCCAAGATCACCAAGGAAGCCGGCTCGATCATCGTGACCGACCTCGGTTCCAGCGGGGGCACGAAGGTCAACGGCGAGGAGACCACCGGCCCGCACGTCGTCAACCACGGCGACAAGGTCTCGTTCGGCCCCGTCGAGTGCGTCTTCGAGGATCCCGCGGCCGCGTCCGTGCCCGAGGACGAGACCCAGGTGCTCGAGATCCCCAAGATCGAGACCGGCCCGCACCTGTCGCCTCGCCAGCAGCAGGTCCTCGAGCTCATGGCCGAGGGGATGACCAACAGCGAGATCGGCGACCAGCTCGGTGTGACGGAGCGGACCGTCAAGGCCTACGCGCAGGAGCTGTACGACAAGCTCGGAGTCCGCAACCGCGCCGGTGCCGTCGCCGAGGCTGCCAAGCACGGGATGCTGCCCAACATCGGGTGAGGATCTCCTGCTTCCCCGACACGAGGAAGTTCGCTGGATCTGGATGGGGGGCTGCTCGCCCGCGCGTTCGTGACCCTCGTGGTCATCATGGACCCGCTCGGCAACGTTCCCGTGTTCCTCGCGCTCACGAGAGGTGAGGAGCGCCGACGCCGACGCCGCACCGCGCTGAACGCGGTCGTCGCTGCCACCGTCATCGTCTACCTGTTCGCGTTCTTCGGTACCGAGATCCTCCGCCTGCTGTCCATCGGGCTCCCCGCGTTGCAGGCGGCCGGCGGGATCATGCTGTTCCTCGTGGCCGTGGAGATGCTGCGGGGCGACATCCTCGTGCCCGACAAAGCTGAGGGCGTCAACGTCGCGATCGTGCCGCTCGGGACCCCGATGGTGGCCGGTCCCGGGGCGATCGCGGCGGCGATGGTCTTCATGACGGGCGAGGGTGGCGGGGCGCTGGCGTCGCGTCAGCTGACGGTGGCGCTGGCGATCGCCGCGGCACTGGCGGTGGTCTACGTCGCCCTCCGGTACTCGGTGTTCCTCGAGAACCTGCTGAAGGACAACGGCATCCACCTGATCACCCGGGTCATGGGGATGCTGCTGACCGCGATCTCGATCGAACTCGTCGCGCAGGCGATCATCGCGTACGTGCGGACGGCCTGAGCCGTCCGTCCGATCCCGGCGGTGTCCGGGGCGCTGGGTACGCTGCCGGACCGACCGGGAAGGGCTGTGGTGTCCGAGCTGAACGAGGTCCTCGCCGAGGGCTACGGCTTCGACGACGACGCGGTCATCCTGGGCCGACCCCTCGCACCGGACCTGGAGGGGACCCTCAACGACCACTACGTCCAGGCCCCCCTCCGGCACCTCAACAAGCACGGCCTGATCGCGGGTGCCACCGGGACCGGCAAGACCAAGACCCTGCAGGTGTTCGCCGAACAGCTCTCACGCGCGGGTGTGCCGGTCTTCCTCGCCGACCTCAAAGGCGACCTGACCGGCCTCGCCACGCCCAGCCCAGGTGCCGGCCCCATCGACGAGCGCATGGACGGCATGGACCTGCCGTGGCAGCCGGAGGCGTTCCCGGTCGAGCTGCTGTCGCTGTCGGGCGAGCTCGGCACCCCGTTGCGGGTCCCGGTCAGCTCGTTCGGCCCGCTCCTGTTGTCGAAGATCATGGACTGCAACGCCACCCAGGAGTCCGTCCTGCAGGTGCTGTTCCGCTTCGCCGACGAAGCCGGTCTGGCCCTGCTCGACCTCGAGGATCTCATCGCTCTGCTCCGCCACGCGCTCTCGGATGAGGGCGCCGAGATCGAGGAGCAGTACGGGGCGATGGCGACCTCGACCCTCAACGTGCTGCTGCGGCGTTCACTCGAACTCGACGACCAGGGCGCCGAGGCCTTCTTCGGCGAGCCCGAGTTCGACGTCGAGGACCTGCTCCGGTCGCGGGACGGCAAGGGCGCCATCTCGGTGATGAACCTCACCGACATGCAGAGCCAGCCACGGGTCTTCTCGACCTTCATGATGTGGTTACTCGCCGAGATCTACGAGACCTTCCCCGAGGTCGGTGATCAGGACCGCCCGCGCCTCGTCTTCTTCTTCGACGAGGCGCACCTGCTCTTCGAGGGCGCGAGCAAGGCCCTCCAGGAGGCGATCGAGCTCACCGTGCGGATGATCCGCTCGAAGGGGGTCGGCGTCTTCTTCGTGACCCAGAACCCCACGGACCTCCCTGATGAGGTGCTGGCGCAGCTCGGGAACCGCGTCCAGCACGCGCTGCGAGCGTTCACGCCACAGGACCAGAAGGCGCTCAAGGCGACCGCGGCCACGTTCCCGGTCTCGGAGCACTACGACGTGCGCGAGACACTCACGGCGCTCGGGACGGGTGAGGCGCTCGTGACCGTCCTGGGGCCCAGCGGTGCCCCGACGCCGACGGTGCCGACACGCGTGGTCGCTCCCGTCTCGCAGATGGAACCGGCGACCGAGACGCTCGTAGGGACCTTGATCGCCGCCTCCGATCTCAAGGGCAGGTACAGCGAGGAGGTCGACCGCGAGTCCGCGCACGAGCTGCTCGCCGCCCGAGCCGAGGCACGCGCGAAGGCGGCGGAGGAGGCCAGCAGGACCGACGAGGAGCAGGATGTGGTCGAACGGCGGCGAGAGGACGCCGAACGGAGCGCTGGTGGCGGTGCTGGACGTGGCCGGGAGTCGGCCGGCGAGCGGTTCGTGAAGAGCGCCGCCAGCTCGATCGGCCGGGAGGTCGGCCGTTCGCTCATCCGCGGCCTACTCGGCAACCTGAGACGTTGACGACCCGATCGGGGAACCGTGTGACCGCCAGAGTGATCGCCTTCGCCAACCAGAAGGGTGGTGTCGGCAAGACGACCTCGGCGCTGACCGTCGCCGCCGCGATGGCCGAGCTCGACCGCGCCGTGCTCGTGATCGACCTCGATCCGCAGGCGTGCCTGACGTTCTCGCTGGGCTACGACCCCGATTCCGTGCAGCCATCGCTGCACGACACCGTCGTCGGGCGCGCCCCGCTGGTCGAGACCATCGTGCAGCACCGCGAGGTCGACCTCGCCCCGTCGAACATCGACCTCGCCGGGGCGGAGGTGACGCTGCTCAGCCGGACGGGGCGGGAGTACCTGATGCGTGGCGAGCTGGCCGAGCTCCTCGACAGCTACGACCGCATCATCATCGACTGTCCGCCGTCGTTGGGTGTGTTGACGATCAACGGGCTGACGGCCGCGGACGAGGTCGTGATCCCGGTGCAGTGCGAGACGCTGTCTCACCGCGGGGTGGCGCAGCTGCTCGAGACGATCCAGGACGTCAAGCGGCTCACCAACCGCACCCTCGAGACACGGGGCATCATCGCGACCCTCTTCGATCCGCGTACGAACCACAGCCGTGACGTGCTCCGCGACCTGCTGGCGCGCTACGGCCTGCCGCTCATCGGTCCGCCGGTGCGCAAGTCGATCCGCTTCGCCGAGGCGCCGACCGAGGGGGCCAGCGTGCTGCGGCTCTCGGGTTCGATCCCCGGAGCGGCTGCCTACCGAGCGATCGCGCGCGAGCTGCTGGGTCTGCCCGTCCCGCCCGGGCTGTACGAGGACGCCGGATGGGACGACGAGCGCCGCGACGACGTGCTCGGAACCGAGGAGGAGGTCTCGGGGGGATCGACGACCGATACGCAGGGTTCCGACGAGGAGGAGCTCGTCGTGCGCGATCTCGACGTGGAGGCCGAGCGTGCCCGCACGTGACCCGCGGTTCGATCGGGTCTCTCGCCCCGACCCCAAGAGCCTCCCTGAGCGCGACGGCGCGGGGAAGGAAGCCCTCTACACGACCTCGCCCGAGGCGCCCCCGACCGCACCCGTCACGATCCACTGCGAGCGCTGCGGTACTCAGCGGGCGCTCAAGGTCGGCGACCTGCTCAGCCTCGTGCGGCCGCCGATGTTCGTGAACCCGATGCGCGATGGTGGCCGCGTCTGGGCCCGCTGTCCCGCCTGCGAGAAGCGCTCGTGGCTGCGCTTCCGCGTCGCTGGGACCCTCGGCGCGTACCTCAACCGTCCCGACCCGGACTGATCCCTGCAGATCGAAGGACCGAGCCGAGTCCTCCGAGCACGGTCGGTCAGGGGATGTGCTCGACCTTCAGTGGCCGCGACAGGCGCGGCTGGCCGTTCCCCCGGGGCTGAGGGACCGGCTCGGGGCGCTCGTGCTGACCTGCGCGCGAGCTGTCGTCATCCCGGCGTCCCGACCGGCGTGAGCCCCCCTCGGAACCCGCCTTCGCCCCGGCCGTCGCCCTCGACCCAGAACCAGACCGCGATCGGGAACCGGACTTCGACCCCGAACGGGACGAGGACCGCTGGCCAGAGGAGTCGCCGCTCGTGGATCGGGCGCGCGACCGGCTGCGGCCGCTGGACCGTCCACCGGTGTCCGCTGTCGACTCGCGGCCCGCATCCGCGTCCATCTCCGGGGTGATCCGCGAGCGGGTCCGGGTCCGCACGACCTCGCTGTCGTCACCGAGATCGAACGACGGCTCGGCGTTCACGGTTGTCGGCTCCTGGAGCTGAGGATCCGCTCGCTCGGGTTCGCGGCCACGGCTACGCGAGCGCTCCGCCTCGTCGGTCTTGCTGGGCTTCTGCTCGCTCCTACCGGATCGCTGGTCGCGCTTGCTGGGCTTCTGCTCGC contains these protein-coding regions:
- a CDS encoding PHP domain-containing protein produces the protein MPGYDLHSHTTYSDGTTTPEHNLDLAVELGLEGLGVTDHDTAAHIAPFEELARDRDIEIVPGTEFSAELGERSVHVLGYWFDPENEALAREMDRVRNERERRAEEIVARFNALGIGITYERVSELAGNAPMGRPHIARAVVELGAAEDTTDVFDRWLADGGPAYVPKYAVDPVRAVKLVTGAGGVAVVAHPGLYGGQEGGLDADTIEAMAGAGMAGIEADHPDHPPEVAARYRDLARALRLVVTAGSDFHGANKDLPLGAATTAREDVERLRACRS
- a CDS encoding LuxR C-terminal-related transcriptional regulator produces the protein MSQPVQKAQKIVPVPALHFTSGPLAGQVIRLDQDEATLGRREDNPYIVPDPRVSRVHAKITKEAGSIIVTDLGSSGGTKVNGEETTGPHVVNHGDKVSFGPVECVFEDPAAASVPEDETQVLEIPKIETGPHLSPRQQQVLELMAEGMTNSEIGDQLGVTERTVKAYAQELYDKLGVRNRAGAVAEAAKHGMLPNIG
- a CDS encoding MarC family protein, translated to MDPLGNVPVFLALTRGEERRRRRRTALNAVVAATVIVYLFAFFGTEILRLLSIGLPALQAAGGIMLFLVAVEMLRGDILVPDKAEGVNVAIVPLGTPMVAGPGAIAAAMVFMTGEGGGALASRQLTVALAIAAALAVVYVALRYSVFLENLLKDNGIHLITRVMGMLLTAISIELVAQAIIAYVRTA
- a CDS encoding DUF853 domain-containing protein produces the protein MSELNEVLAEGYGFDDDAVILGRPLAPDLEGTLNDHYVQAPLRHLNKHGLIAGATGTGKTKTLQVFAEQLSRAGVPVFLADLKGDLTGLATPSPGAGPIDERMDGMDLPWQPEAFPVELLSLSGELGTPLRVPVSSFGPLLLSKIMDCNATQESVLQVLFRFADEAGLALLDLEDLIALLRHALSDEGAEIEEQYGAMATSTLNVLLRRSLELDDQGAEAFFGEPEFDVEDLLRSRDGKGAISVMNLTDMQSQPRVFSTFMMWLLAEIYETFPEVGDQDRPRLVFFFDEAHLLFEGASKALQEAIELTVRMIRSKGVGVFFVTQNPTDLPDEVLAQLGNRVQHALRAFTPQDQKALKATAATFPVSEHYDVRETLTALGTGEALVTVLGPSGAPTPTVPTRVVAPVSQMEPATETLVGTLIAASDLKGRYSEEVDRESAHELLAARAEARAKAAEEASRTDEEQDVVERRREDAERSAGGGAGRGRESAGERFVKSAASSIGREVGRSLIRGLLGNLRR
- a CDS encoding AAA family ATPase, whose protein sequence is MTARVIAFANQKGGVGKTTSALTVAAAMAELDRAVLVIDLDPQACLTFSLGYDPDSVQPSLHDTVVGRAPLVETIVQHREVDLAPSNIDLAGAEVTLLSRTGREYLMRGELAELLDSYDRIIIDCPPSLGVLTINGLTAADEVVIPVQCETLSHRGVAQLLETIQDVKRLTNRTLETRGIIATLFDPRTNHSRDVLRDLLARYGLPLIGPPVRKSIRFAEAPTEGASVLRLSGSIPGAAAYRAIARELLGLPVPPGLYEDAGWDDERRDDVLGTEEEVSGGSTTDTQGSDEEELVVRDLDVEAERART